GCGGAGTGCGTCGACCTGCTGGCGGGCCGGTCGACGGACGTCATCCCGCGCGTCCAGGCCACGCCGCCGCACCAGGCGACCCACCCGCTGCCGCGACCGCGCCGCCACCTCAAGTCGTGGCTGCTCACCGGCGCGGGCATCGGGGCGCTGCTGGTGGTGCTGGTCGCGTTGCTGGTCACGCCGTCGGCTCCGGAGCAGCCGGCCCTGCCGCCGGTGTCCGGTCCGGCCGGGGTCGAACGGCTGCCGGAGGACATCGCCACCCTGGAGGAGCTGATCCGGCGATGAGACGGCTCCTCCTGCCAGCGCTGCTGCTGGTGCTCGCCGGTTGTGGTAGCTCGTCCGACCAGCTGGCCCCGCACACCCGCGAGCAGCTGCTCGGGCACGTGGAGGCGGTGAAGGCCGCGGCGAGCGCCCACGACCGGCCGGCTGCCGAGGCGGCACTCGGTGACCTGCACCGGGCGATCGCCGAAGCCCAAGCGCGGGGCGAACTCGCCACGGACGCCGCGCGCACGCTGCTCGCCGCGACGGAACGCGTCGCCGAGGACGTGCGCGCCCTGCCGCGCCCGCAACCGCCGCCCCCGGTCACGGTGACGGTCACCCCGGAGCCGCCGGTCGCGGAGCAGCCGCCGGAACACCCCGACGAGCCGCGCGGGGACCGCGCCGAGGAGCGCGCCAAGCGGTGGCGGGAGCAGCTCGAGCGCTGGGAGCGGGAGCGCGAGCTGTGGCGCAAGGTCCGCGAGAACAGCGGCAACAACGGGAACGGCAACGGGAACGGCAACGGGAACGGGGACCGCTGAACGGGAAAGTTCCCGGACGCTGCGCTCGTGGTTGTGCCGGTTCCTCGGGGTGTGGCAGTGTGCGCTCGCGCTCGCTGCGGATCTCGGACCCTGAGGAGGCGACGACGTGCGCGAGGGACTCGGCTTGATCGCGGTCGGCCTGGTGCTGGCGGCGTGCAGCTCGGGCGCGCCCCCGGCCGAGGAACCGGAGGGACCGCGCCGCGCGGCCCCGGCGAAGTCCCTGACCGCCTCCGACCCGTGCGCACTGCTCACCGAGGAGCAGCGGAACGCCCTCGCCCTGGACCAGGCACCCGCGCCGACGGAGCGGGACGGCGTGCGGGGCTGCGAGTACGGTTCCGGCGCCCCGGACGGTCCCGGCTGGAGCGCGTTCGTCGCGGCGGACCCGACCGGCACCTACCAGCAGTTCGCCGATGCGCACCAAGGTGCTCAGCAGCTCGACATCGCGGGCTACCCCGTGGCGAAGGTGAACGACACGACGGGCTGCACGCTCGTCGTCGACGCGGCCGACACGGGAAGCCTCCGGGTGACCGCCCTGGTCCGCCCCGGCGCCCCGATCGAGGTGGGCGGCAGCTGCGACGCAGCCACCAAGGTCGTGGAAGCCACCCTGCTGACCCTCCCGACGGCGTGAGGGGGAGCCGCTGCGGCAGCGACGGCTCCTGACCTCCCCGGCCCGGTGAGTGTCCACTGTGGCGCACGCGAGGCCAGCGGTGCTGCCGGGTCTGCCAGTCCTGGGCAGAACTGGCAGCTCCTCCGCACGGGGAGCCGTCGGGTCTCGGTGTC
This region of Saccharopolyspora hordei genomic DNA includes:
- a CDS encoding DUF3558 family protein, yielding MREGLGLIAVGLVLAACSSGAPPAEEPEGPRRAAPAKSLTASDPCALLTEEQRNALALDQAPAPTERDGVRGCEYGSGAPDGPGWSAFVAADPTGTYQQFADAHQGAQQLDIAGYPVAKVNDTTGCTLVVDAADTGSLRVTALVRPGAPIEVGGSCDAATKVVEATLLTLPTA